From one Alicyclobacillus acidocaldarius subsp. acidocaldarius Tc-4-1 genomic stretch:
- the trpD gene encoding anthranilate phosphoribosyltransferase, with protein sequence MKDLVREVVAAVVAGKILDEATAEAFLSAWMDGGVSPVQAAALISVMAYRGEQSPEIAGFARAMRSHAVRLEAPEGTLDTCGTGGDGQHTFNVSTAVAFVAAAAGIPVAKHGNRAASSRSGSADVLQALGAVIDLPVPASERLLRETGLCFLFAQVYHPAMKAAAQVRKELGFRTIFNILGPLTNPAGAKRQILGVFHERLVPIVGEALVTLESEHALVVHGADGLDELSLAGPSLVAEVKDGVVRSYRLTPEDVGLQSAPIDAVRGGSPEENAEIVRRVLAGEERGPKRDIVLYNAGAALYVGGKAASVREGVALAAEMIDAGRALATLDAFVEGSRRLASVEEAVSP encoded by the coding sequence ATGAAGGATTTGGTTCGGGAAGTCGTTGCTGCTGTTGTGGCAGGTAAAATATTGGATGAAGCGACAGCGGAAGCTTTTCTTAGCGCATGGATGGATGGCGGCGTGTCGCCCGTCCAGGCGGCCGCGCTCATCAGCGTGATGGCGTACCGCGGGGAACAATCCCCGGAGATTGCCGGTTTCGCGCGGGCGATGCGGAGCCATGCGGTTCGCTTGGAAGCCCCTGAGGGTACCCTGGATACGTGTGGTACGGGGGGCGATGGCCAACATACCTTCAACGTTTCCACAGCCGTCGCGTTCGTCGCCGCGGCGGCGGGCATTCCCGTGGCCAAGCACGGCAATCGAGCGGCTTCGAGCCGCAGCGGCAGTGCCGACGTGTTGCAGGCGCTTGGCGCCGTAATCGATCTGCCCGTGCCGGCCTCGGAGAGGCTGCTTCGAGAAACGGGCCTGTGTTTTCTGTTTGCCCAAGTGTATCACCCTGCGATGAAGGCCGCGGCCCAGGTGCGAAAGGAACTTGGGTTCAGGACCATCTTCAACATTCTCGGCCCCTTGACGAACCCCGCCGGCGCCAAGCGCCAAATCCTCGGCGTCTTCCACGAACGTCTCGTCCCGATTGTCGGCGAAGCGCTGGTGACCCTTGAATCCGAGCATGCGCTGGTGGTCCATGGCGCAGACGGACTGGATGAACTTTCTCTGGCCGGCCCGTCGCTGGTCGCGGAGGTCAAAGACGGCGTGGTTCGCTCGTATCGGCTTACCCCCGAGGACGTAGGACTTCAGTCGGCGCCCATCGATGCGGTGCGCGGCGGATCGCCTGAGGAGAACGCCGAGATCGTCCGCCGCGTTCTCGCGGGTGAAGAACGCGGGCCGAAGCGCGACATCGTCCTCTATAACGCGGGAGCGGCCCTGTACGTGGGCGGCAAGGCGGCGTCCGTGCGCGAAGGCGTGGCACTGGCTGCTGAGATGATCGACGCTGGGCGGGCACTTGCGACGCTGGATGCGTTCGTCGAGGGCTCGCGCAGGCTCGCGAGCGTGGAGGAGGCGGTGAGCCCGTGA
- a CDS encoding peptidase M42: MRDWVMRLMDFVAPSGSEAAVVQALLDHVRDAADETWVDALGNGMARKRGEGPHLMLAAHVDEPGIMVMDIDDRGYLRVVSVGDAQARECVGRLVRFTNGTEGLVHADPSAKGDLDFDALVVDVGAQSREEAERMVPIGTAGAVHVPPVTWGNDMVTGRAVDNRLGCAVAAEVFHKLAARGLNVSIAFTAQNAVGARAAQAAAFQLEPQYALVIDGVTADDVWHDDPAVSLGKGPVLKVMDRATVVPLDGKRAVERAADGLHLALQHEVSRDAWSDTGAIQLAKTGCMAIGLGYPVRRAGAFAATADVSDAKRLVDLAVATAETLLG, encoded by the coding sequence ATGAGGGACTGGGTGATGCGGTTGATGGACTTCGTTGCACCGAGCGGGAGTGAGGCGGCCGTGGTCCAGGCGCTCTTGGATCACGTCCGAGACGCGGCGGACGAGACCTGGGTGGACGCGCTTGGCAACGGGATGGCGCGAAAGCGGGGCGAGGGGCCTCACCTCATGCTGGCCGCGCACGTCGACGAGCCTGGCATCATGGTCATGGACATCGACGACCGCGGTTATCTCCGCGTGGTCTCCGTCGGAGACGCGCAGGCGCGCGAGTGCGTCGGACGGTTGGTCCGTTTCACCAATGGCACGGAGGGGCTCGTCCACGCAGATCCGTCGGCAAAGGGCGATCTCGACTTTGACGCTCTGGTCGTCGACGTCGGGGCGCAATCGCGCGAAGAGGCCGAGCGCATGGTGCCCATTGGAACAGCCGGTGCGGTACACGTTCCTCCTGTGACGTGGGGAAATGACATGGTTACGGGGCGCGCCGTCGACAACCGCCTGGGGTGCGCTGTTGCCGCGGAGGTGTTTCACAAGCTCGCCGCAAGAGGGTTGAACGTAAGTATCGCGTTCACGGCGCAGAACGCGGTTGGGGCCAGGGCCGCGCAGGCTGCGGCCTTTCAGCTCGAGCCCCAGTACGCACTCGTGATAGACGGCGTGACAGCAGACGACGTGTGGCACGATGACCCGGCCGTATCGTTGGGCAAGGGACCCGTTCTGAAGGTAATGGATCGCGCGACCGTGGTGCCGCTCGATGGCAAGCGCGCTGTGGAAAGAGCAGCGGATGGATTACACCTGGCGCTTCAACACGAGGTGTCGCGCGATGCATGGAGCGACACGGGCGCAATTCAACTGGCAAAGACGGGTTGTATGGCCATCGGGCTCGGGTATCCCGTGCGTCGCGCGGGGGCTTTCGCCGCGACGGCGGACGTGTCGGACGCGAAGCGTCTGGTGGATCTCGCCGTGGCGACGGCGGAGACTCTCTTAGGCTGA
- the trpC gene encoding indole-3-glycerol phosphate synthase TrpC, giving the protein MSTILDRILETKRREVEALHDRVVREGPFPERTDPFRSLAQALREARRLCVIAEIKRKSPSKGVFQASVDPAERAKVYEQGGACAISVLTDETYFHGALEDLRAARSAVQLPVLRKDFVIDEIQIDEAVSAGADLLLLIAAAMPEQRLVELSRYARDRGLEVLLEVHGEEEVEAALAAEPTLIGINNRDLRTFEVDLATSERVLRRLPEGTLAIAESGIMGRDDALRMASAGARGILVGELLMRHADLASVRAQVADLCVPLEAVAK; this is encoded by the coding sequence GTGAGCACCATCTTAGACCGGATTCTCGAGACCAAGCGCCGAGAAGTGGAAGCGTTGCACGATCGCGTCGTTCGTGAAGGGCCTTTTCCGGAACGAACGGACCCGTTTCGCTCGCTGGCTCAGGCGTTGCGCGAGGCTCGCCGTCTTTGTGTCATCGCGGAAATCAAGCGCAAGAGCCCGTCCAAAGGCGTGTTCCAGGCGAGCGTGGATCCCGCCGAGCGCGCCAAGGTGTACGAGCAGGGCGGCGCTTGCGCCATCTCCGTCTTGACGGACGAGACGTATTTTCATGGGGCGCTTGAAGATTTGCGAGCAGCCCGCTCGGCAGTCCAACTTCCCGTGCTGCGCAAGGACTTCGTGATTGACGAGATCCAGATAGATGAGGCGGTTTCGGCAGGGGCGGATCTCCTGTTGCTGATCGCCGCGGCCATGCCCGAGCAACGTTTGGTTGAATTGTCTAGGTACGCGCGCGATCGGGGACTCGAGGTGCTGCTTGAAGTGCATGGCGAGGAGGAGGTGGAGGCCGCTTTGGCGGCCGAGCCGACCTTGATTGGCATCAACAATCGCGATCTGCGGACCTTCGAGGTGGATCTCGCCACGTCGGAGCGGGTCCTGCGGCGGCTGCCCGAAGGGACGCTCGCCATCGCCGAGAGCGGCATCATGGGCCGAGACGATGCCCTGCGCATGGCGTCTGCGGGCGCGAGGGGGATTTTGGTCGGTGAACTTCTGATGCGCCACGCGGATCTCGCATCCGTTCGAGCGCAGGTGGCGGATCTATGTGTCCCGCTTGAGGCGGTGGCGAAGTGA
- a CDS encoding M42 family metallopeptidase, translated as MLLKELTEAFGPTGFEDEVRGVVRRELDAMGLSVRTDVLGNVIASTGEHHPGPRVMLDAHMDEVGLMVTHIGEGREDGGLLRFRPLGGVDPRVLVSKPVLVGERRIPGVIGAKPVHLQQPSEREKPIPMEKLYIDIGARDADDARRHVKPGDPVVFATTYEELPHRMAKAKSFDDRVGCYILLEALRRWKGALPVFGAFTVQEEIGLRGAHAAAYQIQPDIAIALEGTVAHDVVGTPAHGQSTVVGRGPAITVQDGQTVANRRFAEFLWETAKARNIPVQWRRVKGGTNDFGAIHRVGKGVLGGAISVPVRYIHAPTQVVSLDDVMHAIDLVVAVLDEIAKGGFRP; from the coding sequence ATGTTATTGAAGGAACTCACGGAGGCCTTTGGCCCGACGGGGTTTGAAGACGAGGTGCGCGGCGTGGTGCGCCGCGAGCTCGACGCGATGGGGCTGTCGGTGCGCACGGACGTCCTGGGGAATGTCATCGCGTCCACGGGAGAACACCATCCCGGGCCGCGCGTGATGCTCGACGCGCACATGGACGAGGTGGGCCTCATGGTGACCCACATCGGCGAAGGCCGAGAAGACGGCGGGCTGCTTCGGTTTCGACCGCTTGGCGGCGTGGATCCCCGGGTGCTCGTGTCCAAGCCAGTGCTCGTTGGCGAGCGTCGTATTCCGGGCGTGATCGGCGCCAAACCGGTTCACTTGCAGCAGCCGAGCGAACGCGAGAAGCCCATCCCCATGGAGAAGCTGTACATCGACATCGGCGCCCGCGACGCGGACGACGCCAGGCGCCACGTGAAACCAGGCGATCCGGTCGTGTTCGCCACAACATACGAGGAGCTTCCGCACCGGATGGCGAAGGCGAAGTCGTTTGACGATCGCGTCGGCTGTTACATCCTGCTCGAAGCATTGCGCCGGTGGAAGGGCGCTCTGCCGGTGTTTGGCGCGTTCACCGTGCAGGAGGAAATCGGCCTGCGTGGCGCGCACGCGGCGGCGTATCAGATTCAGCCCGACATCGCCATCGCGCTCGAAGGCACCGTGGCCCACGACGTCGTCGGCACGCCCGCTCATGGTCAGTCGACGGTGGTGGGCAGGGGCCCGGCCATCACGGTGCAGGACGGGCAGACCGTGGCAAATCGGCGCTTCGCCGAATTCCTCTGGGAGACGGCGAAGGCGCGCAACATTCCGGTGCAGTGGCGCCGAGTCAAGGGCGGAACCAACGATTTTGGCGCCATTCACCGCGTCGGCAAAGGGGTGCTGGGCGGGGCCATCTCGGTGCCCGTGCGGTACATCCACGCTCCGACGCAGGTGGTGTCGCTCGACGATGTGATGCATGCCATCGATCTCGTGGTCGCGGTACTCGACGAGATCGCAAAGGGAGGATTTCGCCCATGA
- the aroF gene encoding 3-deoxy-7-phosphoheptulonate synthase codes for MIVVMKEGASQSDIDRVMELLKSKGLGVHLSVGVETTVIGVIGAKEKVYELGIETLPGVEKLVAVSYPFKLASRPFHPDDTRIEIRGHVVGGPEPTLIAGPCSVETREGLLEIARAIKRSGAHMLRGGAFKPRSSPYSFQGLGEEGLKYLADAREQTGLAIVSEVMEPGLVPLVAEYVDVLQIGARNMQNFPLLKAVGRTGKPVLLKRGFSNTIEEWLMSAEYIMAEGNPNVILCERGIRTFETYTRNTLDLNAVPVVKHLSHLPVLVDPSHGVGHARYVTDMARAGIAAGAHGVIVEVHKDPTQAWSDGNQTITLEEFDQLAHQVRAIHQLMKTFEPAASLV; via the coding sequence ATGATCGTCGTCATGAAGGAGGGCGCGTCGCAGTCGGACATCGATCGCGTGATGGAGTTGCTCAAGAGCAAAGGACTTGGGGTCCATCTGTCGGTCGGCGTGGAAACGACCGTCATCGGCGTGATCGGCGCGAAGGAGAAGGTGTATGAGCTCGGCATCGAGACGTTGCCGGGCGTGGAGAAGTTGGTGGCGGTGAGCTATCCGTTCAAGCTCGCGAGCCGCCCCTTCCATCCCGACGACACCCGGATTGAGATCCGCGGACACGTCGTCGGCGGGCCGGAGCCGACGCTCATCGCGGGTCCGTGTTCCGTGGAGACGCGCGAAGGGCTGCTGGAGATTGCGCGCGCTATCAAGCGAAGTGGGGCCCACATGTTGCGAGGAGGCGCGTTCAAGCCGAGATCGTCCCCGTACTCGTTCCAAGGGCTCGGCGAAGAAGGCCTGAAGTACCTGGCGGACGCACGTGAACAAACGGGGCTTGCCATCGTGTCGGAGGTCATGGAGCCGGGCCTAGTGCCGCTCGTGGCCGAGTACGTCGACGTTCTTCAGATCGGCGCACGCAACATGCAAAACTTCCCACTCCTCAAGGCCGTGGGCCGGACTGGCAAGCCGGTGTTGCTGAAGCGTGGCTTTTCCAACACCATCGAAGAGTGGCTCATGTCGGCCGAATACATCATGGCCGAGGGAAACCCGAATGTCATTCTCTGTGAGCGCGGGATCCGGACGTTTGAGACGTACACGCGCAACACGCTGGACCTGAACGCCGTGCCCGTAGTGAAGCACTTGTCTCATCTACCAGTTCTTGTGGACCCGTCACACGGCGTGGGTCACGCTCGCTACGTAACGGACATGGCGAGGGCGGGGATCGCGGCAGGCGCACACGGCGTGATCGTCGAGGTGCACAAGGATCCGACCCAGGCGTGGTCGGACGGCAACCAGACCATCACGCTCGAGGAATTCGATCAACTGGCGCACCAGGTGCGGGCCATCCATCAGCTAATGAAGACGTTTGAGCCCGCTGCCAGCTTGGTGTGA
- the aroB gene encoding 3-dehydroquinate synthase, with protein sequence MIRLEVQSSQGAYPVLVDAGARRFLPGLLEELGLAGRKLALITDEIVQRTPFVDEVAGAVREVGRELFVLAFPAGDAHKNLATAVELYRSLIRRGFRRGDVILAVGGGVVGDLAGFVAATYLRGVPYVQVPTTLLAHDSAIGGKVGVNLEEGKNLVGAFYPPRAVLFDTEALCTLDARQWSNGMAEVIKHAIIADAALFGQLEANPLTGLGDPAAFADTLARAMRVKVDVVNRDERETGLRQVLNVGHTVGHAVEQYSGYTLGHGEAVAIGLVVEAVIAVQRGLLSLADAARIKTVLERHHLPVRPPYEDVEAVLRLMAVDKKHTHEGWTFALPTAIGRVEICKVQPDEVRQAYEEVREGHRP encoded by the coding sequence ATGATCCGGCTGGAGGTGCAAAGTTCTCAGGGCGCCTACCCCGTTCTCGTCGACGCGGGCGCCAGGCGCTTCTTGCCCGGGCTGCTGGAGGAATTGGGGCTTGCCGGCCGGAAGTTGGCGCTCATCACGGACGAGATCGTGCAACGGACGCCGTTTGTCGACGAAGTCGCCGGCGCAGTGCGGGAGGTGGGGCGCGAGCTCTTTGTGCTCGCGTTTCCCGCTGGCGATGCGCACAAGAATCTCGCCACTGCGGTCGAACTGTACCGGAGCCTCATTCGGCGCGGCTTTCGCCGAGGGGACGTCATCCTGGCCGTGGGTGGCGGCGTGGTAGGCGATCTGGCCGGGTTCGTGGCGGCGACGTATTTGCGCGGCGTTCCCTATGTGCAAGTCCCCACCACATTGCTCGCGCACGACAGCGCCATCGGTGGCAAAGTGGGAGTCAATCTCGAGGAAGGCAAGAACCTCGTCGGCGCGTTTTATCCCCCACGGGCGGTGTTGTTTGACACCGAGGCGCTGTGCACCCTCGATGCGCGGCAGTGGAGCAACGGAATGGCGGAGGTCATCAAGCACGCCATCATCGCAGACGCCGCCTTGTTTGGCCAGCTTGAAGCGAATCCCTTGACGGGTCTTGGCGATCCGGCTGCGTTTGCGGATACCCTTGCGCGAGCCATGCGCGTCAAGGTGGACGTCGTGAACCGGGACGAGCGAGAGACTGGGCTCAGGCAGGTGCTCAACGTCGGTCACACCGTGGGGCACGCGGTCGAGCAGTATTCGGGGTATACCTTGGGACACGGGGAGGCCGTGGCCATCGGACTCGTGGTCGAAGCCGTCATCGCTGTGCAGCGCGGACTTCTGTCTCTCGCCGATGCCGCGCGGATCAAGACGGTGCTCGAACGGCATCATTTGCCCGTTCGTCCGCCTTACGAGGACGTGGAGGCCGTGCTCCGCCTGATGGCGGTCGACAAAAAGCACACGCATGAGGGGTGGACGTTCGCGCTGCCTACCGCCATCGGCCGGGTGGAGATCTGTAAGGTTCAGCCCGACGAGGTGAGACAGGCCTACGAAGAGGTAAGGGAGGGACACCGTCCATGA
- the aroH gene encoding chorismate mutase, with translation MKVRGLRGATTVARNDRDEILRATRELMEEIVRANDIDVDDVASVILTMTPDLNAAFPAFAVRQLPGWQWVPLMCATEINVPGSLPRSIRVLVHLNTDKRQDELVHVYLGEAVQLRPDIATR, from the coding sequence ATGAAGGTGCGAGGACTGCGCGGAGCCACGACGGTGGCCCGCAACGATCGAGACGAGATCCTGAGGGCGACTCGCGAGCTGATGGAGGAAATTGTCCGCGCCAACGACATCGACGTGGACGACGTGGCGAGCGTGATTCTGACCATGACGCCGGATCTGAACGCGGCATTTCCGGCGTTTGCTGTTCGGCAACTTCCGGGCTGGCAATGGGTTCCCTTGATGTGCGCCACGGAGATCAACGTGCCGGGCTCGTTGCCTCGGAGCATTCGCGTGTTGGTGCATCTGAACACCGACAAGCGACAAGATGAACTGGTCCACGTGTACTTGGGCGAAGCTGTGCAACTGCGGCCCGACATCGCGACGCGATGA
- the aroC gene encoding chorismate synthase, whose protein sequence is MLRYLSAGESHGPALTVVIDGFPSNVTIRKEKIDEQLRRRQQGYGRGYRQQIESDEVQVTSGIRFGKTLGTPITLVVQNRDFKNWSAKMAPFGDKPEDLKEVYRPRPGHADLAGAIKYDHEDIRNVLERASARNTATLVAAGALVRQLLEHFGIRIAAHVVELCDVKASQFPDTLEELEARANASPVRCADESAAERMMARIDEAKAAGDTVGGIFEVIVRGCPIGLGSYAQPDRKLDGRLAGALMSIQAIKGVEIGLGFEAARRMGSKVHDPILYDGTRYIRSHNGAGGLEGGVTNGEDIVIRAAMKPISTLYNPLPSVNMKTKEAEPAAIERSDICALPAASVVGENVVAWVIAEAFLEKFGGDSLEQIVDAFRAYQARVSQR, encoded by the coding sequence TTGTTGCGTTACTTGTCGGCAGGAGAATCGCATGGCCCGGCCTTGACCGTGGTGATTGACGGCTTTCCGAGCAACGTGACCATCCGCAAAGAGAAAATTGACGAACAATTGCGACGGAGGCAGCAGGGCTATGGTCGCGGCTACCGCCAACAGATCGAGTCGGACGAGGTGCAGGTGACGAGCGGGATTCGCTTCGGGAAGACGCTCGGCACGCCCATCACGCTCGTCGTCCAGAATCGAGACTTCAAGAATTGGTCGGCGAAGATGGCGCCGTTTGGCGACAAACCGGAAGATCTGAAGGAAGTGTACCGGCCGCGGCCAGGGCACGCCGATCTCGCCGGGGCCATCAAGTACGATCACGAGGACATCCGCAACGTCCTCGAGCGCGCGAGTGCGCGCAACACGGCAACGCTCGTGGCGGCTGGCGCGCTCGTGCGACAACTCTTGGAGCACTTCGGCATCCGTATCGCGGCGCACGTCGTCGAGTTGTGCGATGTGAAGGCGTCCCAATTTCCGGACACGCTCGAGGAGCTCGAGGCGCGCGCGAATGCCTCTCCCGTGCGGTGCGCGGACGAGTCGGCGGCCGAACGCATGATGGCGCGCATCGACGAGGCCAAGGCGGCCGGAGACACGGTGGGCGGCATCTTTGAGGTGATTGTTCGCGGCTGTCCCATTGGGCTCGGCAGCTACGCGCAGCCGGATCGCAAGCTGGATGGGAGGCTCGCCGGAGCCCTGATGAGCATCCAGGCCATCAAAGGTGTGGAAATTGGGCTCGGATTTGAAGCGGCCCGGCGCATGGGCTCGAAGGTCCACGATCCCATTTTGTACGACGGCACGCGTTACATCCGCTCGCACAATGGCGCGGGCGGACTCGAGGGCGGCGTCACCAACGGGGAAGACATCGTCATCCGGGCCGCCATGAAGCCCATCAGCACGCTGTACAATCCGCTTCCGAGCGTGAACATGAAGACCAAGGAGGCCGAACCCGCGGCTATTGAGCGCTCCGACATCTGCGCACTCCCGGCCGCGTCGGTCGTCGGGGAAAACGTGGTCGCCTGGGTCATCGCGGAGGCGTTCCTGGAGAAGTTCGGCGGAGACTCGCTCGAGCAGATTGTGGATGCCTTTCGTGCGTACCAGGCGCGGGTGAGCCAACGATGA
- the trpA gene encoding tryptophan synthase subunit alpha, with protein MDRIREAFRTGHKLLIPFIVAGDPDYERSLQIASAILDAGADMLEIGFPYSDPLADGPVIQAAAVRSLKKGTRLVDCLRLVHDVRAQSPKPLVAFTYVNPLIQYGAERFFSELAAAGGDGVIVPDVPLEEAGEVAAAAEAHGIQFIPLVAPTSGEERVSAIVRAARGFVYCVSSLGVTGERQQVSRQVRGLVRLVRKHTDLPACVGFGVSRPEHVREIAEFADGVIVGSAYVRRIGDALEEQRDPVQAVRSFTEQLKQAAMESTLPR; from the coding sequence ATGGATCGCATCCGTGAGGCATTTCGAACCGGTCATAAACTGCTCATTCCCTTCATCGTAGCGGGCGATCCGGACTACGAGCGCTCTCTCCAGATTGCGAGCGCCATTTTGGATGCCGGGGCGGACATGCTCGAAATCGGTTTTCCGTATTCCGATCCGTTGGCCGACGGCCCAGTCATTCAGGCGGCCGCGGTACGTAGTCTGAAGAAAGGCACGCGCCTCGTAGACTGCCTTCGCTTGGTGCACGACGTTCGGGCGCAATCGCCGAAGCCTCTCGTCGCGTTCACGTACGTCAATCCCCTTATCCAGTATGGAGCGGAGCGCTTTTTCAGCGAACTCGCGGCTGCCGGCGGGGATGGTGTCATTGTTCCAGACGTGCCGCTTGAGGAGGCGGGAGAGGTGGCGGCCGCGGCCGAGGCGCATGGCATTCAGTTCATCCCGCTCGTCGCGCCGACGTCGGGAGAGGAGCGAGTGAGCGCGATTGTCCGAGCGGCGCGAGGCTTTGTGTACTGCGTCTCGTCGCTCGGCGTGACGGGCGAGCGCCAGCAGGTGTCGCGGCAGGTGCGCGGGCTCGTTCGTCTCGTCCGCAAGCACACTGATCTGCCTGCCTGCGTGGGATTTGGCGTGAGCCGCCCCGAGCACGTGCGCGAGATCGCGGAATTCGCGGACGGCGTGATTGTGGGCAGTGCCTACGTGCGGCGCATCGGCGACGCGCTCGAGGAGCAGCGCGATCCCGTCCAAGCGGTGCGCTCGTTCACCGAACAGCTCAAACAAGCGGCGATGGAGTCCACCCTTCCGCGCTGA
- a CDS encoding phosphoribosylanthranilate isomerase translates to MRNLPLLKICGLRPGDDLSFLRHPAVTHVGVVLVPASRRYVTPDEAGDLVRTAKRIRPDVTTVAVVSGGLSQEIGEAVKRAGVDVVQLHGGEPRDVAEWLREAGFRVWRAVAFDPGDDVIAFLDTLRAHMSSADAILFDAKPPLGAKPGVTGGHGRAFDWDRLVEMAQAFTFEWWVAGGITPENVRDLLRRARPDGIDVSSGVEVGGRKDVRRIEQLIQAMEAWGHESLSIS, encoded by the coding sequence GTGAGGAATCTTCCGCTTTTGAAAATCTGCGGCCTTCGGCCGGGCGATGATCTGTCGTTTCTTCGCCATCCCGCCGTCACGCACGTGGGCGTCGTGTTGGTCCCGGCGTCCAGGCGCTACGTGACCCCAGACGAGGCGGGCGATCTCGTCCGGACTGCAAAGCGCATTCGCCCCGATGTGACGACTGTTGCCGTGGTCTCGGGCGGATTGTCTCAAGAAATCGGCGAGGCCGTGAAGCGGGCGGGTGTCGACGTGGTGCAACTGCACGGCGGGGAGCCTCGGGACGTAGCTGAGTGGCTTCGCGAAGCTGGGTTTCGGGTGTGGCGAGCGGTCGCGTTCGATCCCGGAGACGATGTGATTGCTTTTCTGGATACCCTGAGGGCGCATATGTCTTCCGCAGATGCCATCCTGTTCGATGCGAAACCGCCATTGGGCGCGAAGCCCGGCGTCACGGGCGGGCACGGTCGAGCGTTCGACTGGGATCGTTTGGTCGAGATGGCGCAAGCGTTCACCTTCGAATGGTGGGTCGCAGGTGGAATCACGCCGGAAAACGTTCGGGACCTCCTGCGCCGGGCGCGGCCAGACGGCATTGACGTGTCTTCGGGCGTGGAAGTCGGCGGGCGGAAGGACGTCCGCCGCATTGAGCAGTTGATCCAGGCGATGGAGGCGTGGGGCCATGAGTCATTATCCATATCCTGA
- the trpB gene encoding tryptophan synthase subunit beta, which produces MSHYPYPDETGRYGAFGGRYVPETLMSALLQLERDYLRLSRDESFQAELKYYLEQYAGRPTPLYYAERLTKHLGGPKIYLKREDLNHTGAHKINNAIGQALLALRTGKRRVIAETGAGQHGVATATVAARFGLECTVFMGEEDMRRQALNVFRMRMLGAEVVAATSGTRTLKDATNEAIRHWVAHVDDTHYIIGSVVGPHPYPMIVRDFQRVIGDEAKAQILQQEGRLPTSVVACVGGGSNAMGIFYPFIEEEGVELIGCEAAGRGLETPYHAASIARGRPGVLHGAKTMLLQDEYGQVQPAHSISAGLDYPGIGPEHAHLAATGRATYVPVTDDEALEAFFLLSKLEGIIPALESAHAIAYLMREADRYSSDDVVVVCLSGRGDKDVEQVAAREGDEAHGSHP; this is translated from the coding sequence ATGAGTCATTATCCATATCCTGATGAAACGGGGCGATATGGCGCGTTTGGCGGGCGTTACGTCCCGGAGACGCTCATGTCAGCTCTCCTCCAATTGGAACGCGATTACCTGCGCCTCTCGCGCGACGAATCGTTTCAAGCGGAACTGAAGTATTATCTTGAGCAATACGCGGGCAGGCCGACGCCGCTCTATTACGCGGAGCGCCTGACCAAGCACCTTGGTGGGCCGAAGATCTACCTCAAGCGGGAAGACCTGAATCACACCGGCGCCCACAAGATCAACAACGCCATCGGTCAAGCGCTGCTCGCGCTTCGGACAGGGAAGCGGCGCGTGATCGCAGAGACGGGCGCGGGCCAGCACGGGGTCGCGACGGCGACGGTGGCCGCGCGGTTTGGCCTGGAATGTACCGTGTTCATGGGCGAAGAGGACATGCGCCGGCAGGCACTGAACGTGTTTCGCATGCGGATGCTCGGCGCCGAAGTGGTGGCGGCCACCTCAGGGACGAGGACGCTGAAGGACGCCACGAACGAAGCCATTCGCCACTGGGTCGCTCACGTGGACGACACGCACTACATCATTGGGTCCGTGGTGGGCCCTCATCCGTATCCGATGATCGTTCGCGATTTTCAGCGGGTGATTGGGGATGAGGCGAAGGCGCAGATCCTTCAGCAGGAAGGCCGCCTGCCGACCAGCGTGGTGGCGTGCGTCGGTGGCGGATCGAATGCTATGGGGATCTTTTACCCCTTTATTGAAGAGGAGGGCGTGGAGCTCATCGGCTGTGAAGCCGCGGGACGCGGGCTGGAGACGCCCTATCACGCGGCGAGCATCGCGCGCGGGCGCCCGGGCGTGTTGCACGGAGCGAAGACCATGCTGTTGCAGGATGAATACGGTCAGGTCCAACCCGCCCATTCCATTTCAGCGGGACTCGACTACCCCGGTATCGGCCCTGAGCACGCACATCTGGCTGCCACGGGGCGCGCCACGTATGTGCCCGTGACGGACGACGAAGCCCTCGAGGCATTTTTTCTCCTGTCGAAACTCGAAGGCATCATTCCGGCGCTCGAGAGCGCACACGCCATCGCGTATCTGATGCGGGAAGCGGATCGGTACAGTTCCGATGACGTCGTCGTCGTCTGCCTCTCCGGCCGCGGCGACAAAGACGTCGAACAGGTGGCCGCTCGGGAGGGAGATGAAGCGCATGGATCGCATCCGTGA